From Erigeron canadensis isolate Cc75 chromosome 8, C_canadensis_v1, whole genome shotgun sequence, one genomic window encodes:
- the LOC122579157 gene encoding eukaryotic peptide chain release factor subunit 1-3 — MSEGQETDKNIEIWKIKKLIKALEAARGNGTSMISLIMPPRDQISRVTKMLGDEFGTASNIKSRVNRQSVLGAITSAQQRLKLYSKVPPNGLVLYTGTIVTDDGKEKKVTIDFEPFKPINASLYLCDNKFHTEALNELLESDAKFGFIIMDGNGTLFGTLSGNTKEVLHKFTVDLPKKHGRGGQSALRFARLRMEKRHNYVRKTAELATQFFINPATSQPNVAGLILAGSADFKTELSQSDMFDPRLQAKILNVVDVSYGGENGFNQAIELSAEILANVKFIQEKRLIGKYFEEISQDTGKYVFGVDDTLKALEMGAVEILIVWENLDINRYMLKNTTTGEIVIKHLNKEQEADQSNFRDADTNAELEVQEKLSLLEWFANEYKKFGCTLEFVTNKSQEGSQFCRGFGGIGGILRYQLDIRSFDELSDDEAAYESD; from the coding sequence ATGTCGGAGGGTCAAGAAACGGATAAGAACATTGAGATTTGGAAGATCAAGAAGCTTATAAAGGCACTGGAAGCTGCTAGAGGTAACGGCACCAGCATGATTTCCCTTATCATGCCTCCTCGTGATCAGATTTCTCGAGTCACCAAGATGCTCGGTGATGAGTTTGGAACTGCTTCAAACATCAAGAGCAGGGTGAACCGTCAATCTGTTTTAGGTGCCATTACATCTGCCCAACAGAGACTTAAATTATACAGCAAGGTCCCTCCCAATGGACTCGTGCTTTACACTGGAACCATAGTTACAGATGATGGGAAAGAGAAAAAAGTTACAATTGACTTTGAGCCATTCAAGCCTATTAATGCTTCCCTTTATCTATGTGATAACAAGTTCCATACAGAAGCTCTGAACGAGCTATTAGAATCTGATGCCAAATTTGGTTTCATCATCATGGATGGTAATGGGACCCTTTTTGGTACGTTAAGTGGAAATACAAAGGAAGTGCTGCACAAATTCACAGTCGATTTACCAAAAAAGCACGGCAGAGGAGGTCAATCAGCTCTTCGGTTTGCACGTCTTCGAATGGAAAAGCGTCACAACTATGTGAGAAAAACGGCTGAGCTTGCGACACAGTTTTTCATTAATCCTGCTACCAGTCAGCCTAATGTTGCTGGACTTATACTTGCGGGGTCTGCTGATTTTAAGACTGAGTTGAGCCAGTCTGATATGTTTGATCCTCGTCTGCAAGCTAAGATTTTGAATGTTGTAGATGTCTCTTATGGAGGTGAAAACGGCTTCAATCAGGCCATCGAACTGTCAGCAGAAATTCTTGCTAATGTGAAGTTTATTCAAGAGAAGCGTTTGATTGGAAAGTATTTTGAAGAGATTAGTCAAGATACTGGGAAGTATGTATTTGGTGTGGATGATACACTGAAAGCCTTAGAGATGGGTGCTGTTGAAATTCTCATTGTGTGGGAGAACCTGGACATAAACCGTTACATGCTTAAGAATACCACCACAGGTGAAATTGTCATAAAGCATTTGAACAAGGAACAGGAGGCTGATCAGAGTAACTTCAGAGATGCAGACACCAATGCTGAGCTGGAAGTTCAAGAGAAGTTGTCATTGCTTGAGTGGTTTGCTAATGAATACAAAAAGTTTGGATGCACGCTCGAGTTTGTGACAAACAAATCTCAAGAAGGTTCACAATTTTGTAGGGGGTTTGGTGGTATAGGTGGCATACTTAGGTACCAGCTTGACATTCGGTCTTTTGATGAACTTTCTGATGATGAAGCAGCATATGAATCAGATTAG